From the genome of Gavia stellata isolate bGavSte3 chromosome 3, bGavSte3.hap2, whole genome shotgun sequence, one region includes:
- the MPPE1 gene encoding metallophosphoesterase 1: MLSSSLTTVKSLPLKKRLCFLLKLVCFVSSVLIFCEFFIYYVVIYQCRWPEVKGGAHMGKKETSTSVLKAIILADTHLLGEIKGHWLDKLRREWQMERSFQTALWLLQPDIVFILGDVFDEGKWSSPQAWADDVRRFRKMFKYPVSTELVVIVGNHDIGFHYEMTTYKVNRFEKVFNFTSGKLMTRKGINFVIVNSVAMEGDGCSVCRTSEAKLVSLSHKLNCSQQKANHSSKRCSDVEKLPASEPILLQHYPLYRKSDAECSGEDSAPPEEKNIPFKEKYDVLSQEASQKLIWWFHPRLILSGHTHSACEVLHAGKIPEISVPSFSWRNRNNPSFIMGSITPTDFSLQKCFLPYESRVFTIYCAAGALLVILILAHFQLLTPPFYFAQRLISKHKAV; encoded by the exons ATGCTGAGTTCTAGCTTGACCACTGTGAAGAGCCTTCCTTTGAAGAAGAGGCTCTGTTTCCTGCTGAAACTTGTGTGCTTTGTCAGCTCAGTGttaatattttgtgaatttttcatttattatgtGGTAATTTATCAATGTCGATGGCCAGAAGTGAAAGGTGGAGCTCACATGGGTAAAAAAGAGACTTCAACTTCAGTCCTAAAGGCCATAATTTTAGCTGATACTCATCTACTTGGTGAAATCAAAGGGCATTGGCTGGATAAGCTAAGAAg gGAATGGCAAATGGAGAGATCTTTCCAAACTGCCTTATGGTTACTGCAGCCAGATATTGTTTTTATTCTGGGAGATGTCTTTGATGAAGGAAAATGGAGCTCACCTCAG gCATGGGCAGATGATGTCAGGAGATTTCGGAAAATGTTTAAGTATCCAGTTTCTACCGAACTAGTGGTTATTGTTGGGAATCATGACATTGGATTTCATTATGA AATGACTACTTACAAGGTAAATCGTTTTGAAAAGGTTTTCAACTTTACTTCAGGAAAGCTAATGACTCGAAAAGGAATAAA CTTTGTCATAGTGAACAGCGTAGCCATGGAGGGTGATGGCTGTTCCGTCTGCCGTACCTCAGAGGCAAAGCTTGTGTCGCTTTCTCACAAACTGAATTGCTCCCAGCAG AAAGCGAATCATTCCAGCAAGAGGTGCAGTGATGTGGAAAAGCTTCCAGCTTCAGAACCCATCCTTTTACAG CATTACCCTCTCTATCGGAAAAGTGATGCTGAATGCAGTGGAGAAGATTCTGCTCCTCCAGAGGAGAAGAACATcccatttaaagaaaagtatgATGTGCTGTCTCAAGAAGCATCACAAAAG CTGATATGGTGGTTTCATCCCCGTTTGATTCTCAGTGGACATACACATAGTGCTTGTGAAGTGCTGCACGCGGGGAAAATTCCAGAAATCAGCGTCCCATCATTCAGTTGGAGGAATAGAAACAACCCTAGTTTCATCATg ggCAGCATAACACCAACTGacttctccctccaaaaatGCTTCCTTCCGTATGAGAGCAGAGTCTTTACTATATACTGTGCAGCAGGTGCTCTGCTTGTAATCCTGATACTAGctcattttcagcttctcactccaccattttattttgctcagcGTTTAATCAGTAAGCATAAAGCAGTATGA